The following coding sequences are from one Achromobacter sp. B7 window:
- the ruvB gene encoding Holliday junction branch migration DNA helicase RuvB: MAIQSDSLSSRPDAPRIVAPQPVSPNEESIERALRPKALQEYVGQQRAREQLEIFIAAARKRGEALDHVLLFGPPGLGKTTLAHIIAHEMGVQLRQTSGPVLERPGDLAALLTNLEKNDVLFIDEIHRLSPVVEEILYPALEDFQIDILIGEGPAARSVKLDLQPFTLVGATTRAGMLTNPLRDRFGIVSRLEFYNATDLGHIVTRSAGLLNAVITPDGAAEVARRARGTPRIANRLLRRVRDYAEVKASGTIDADVAGRALAMLEVDPQGLDLMDRKLLEAIIHKFDGGPVGVDSLAAAIGEERDTIEDVIEPYLIQHGYLQRTPRGRTATLSTWRHLGLAPPAGAATGSGDLFNK, translated from the coding sequence ATGGCCATTCAGTCCGATTCCCTTTCCTCTCGTCCCGACGCCCCTCGTATCGTGGCGCCGCAGCCGGTGTCGCCCAACGAGGAATCGATCGAGCGCGCCTTGCGGCCCAAGGCCCTTCAGGAATACGTCGGCCAGCAGCGCGCCCGCGAACAGCTTGAAATCTTCATCGCGGCCGCGCGCAAGCGCGGCGAGGCGCTGGACCACGTGCTGCTGTTCGGCCCCCCGGGCCTGGGCAAGACCACGCTGGCCCACATCATTGCGCATGAAATGGGCGTGCAGTTGCGCCAGACGTCCGGCCCCGTGCTGGAACGCCCCGGCGACCTGGCGGCATTGCTGACCAACCTGGAAAAGAACGATGTGCTGTTCATCGACGAGATCCACCGCCTGTCGCCCGTGGTCGAGGAAATCCTCTACCCGGCGCTGGAAGACTTCCAGATCGACATCCTGATCGGTGAAGGCCCGGCCGCGCGCAGCGTCAAGCTGGACCTGCAACCGTTCACGCTGGTGGGCGCCACCACGCGAGCCGGCATGTTGACCAACCCGCTGCGTGATCGTTTTGGCATCGTGTCGCGGCTTGAGTTCTACAACGCCACGGACCTGGGCCACATCGTCACCCGCAGCGCGGGTTTGCTGAACGCCGTCATCACGCCGGACGGCGCGGCGGAAGTGGCACGCCGTGCGCGCGGCACGCCCCGCATCGCCAACCGCCTGCTGCGCCGCGTGCGCGACTACGCCGAGGTCAAGGCCAGCGGCACCATCGACGCCGACGTCGCGGGCCGCGCGCTGGCCATGCTGGAAGTGGACCCCCAAGGCCTGGACCTGATGGACCGCAAGCTGCTTGAAGCCATCATCCACAAGTTCGATGGCGGCCCGGTCGGCGTGGACAGCCTGGCCGCCGCGATCGGCGAAGAACGCGACACCATCGAAGACGTGATCGAGCCTTATCTGATCCAGCACGGCTACCTGCAACGCACGCCGCGAGGGCGCACCGCCACGCTGTCCACCTGGCGCCATTTGGGCCTGGCGCCACCGGCGGGCGCGGCCACCGGCAGCGGCGACCTGTTCAACAAATAG